From Tripterygium wilfordii isolate XIE 37 chromosome 16, ASM1340144v1, whole genome shotgun sequence, one genomic window encodes:
- the LOC119981211 gene encoding GTPase-activating protein gyp7-like isoform X2, whose protein sequence is MLAEQKPLMRVLRRMHTFSLTRSSNSSSPTSSSSSWNHLRSFLLVVALSHSSSSSCSSVSSNRVTLKSPWSRRRRKHALKPNQWKSLFTPDGKLCDGGVQFLKKARKGGIDPSIRAEVWPFLLGVYDLNSSKEERESIQTKRRREYDNLRKWCRYILKRESRSFWLKQTIGNKSNFDFRDFGQILDSTNFEDVASVRRSIFIEEACLVVNESGCRVCGQPLPSSESRRERDSEKTVITCDCEDASASDTESSDSDSDDESEYVQPFLATELTGENDFDTHVQDCSSSSNSERNSVSHTDEDFETWQRIIRLDALRANDEWITYSPSQNAVSEIKARRLANSVGLKDYDNLEPRRIYHAARLVAILEAYALYDPEIGYCQGMSDLLSPIISIVEEDHEAFWCFVAFMKKARHNFRLDEVGIRRQLNIVSKIIKCKDIHLYRHLEKLQAEDCSFAYRMVVVLFRRELSFEQTLCLWEVMWADQAAIRAGIAKSAWERMRLRAPPTDDLLLYAIAACVLQRRKLIIEKYNGIDEIMRECNNMAGHLDVWKLLDDAHDLVVTLHDKIG, encoded by the exons ATGTTAGCGGAACAAAAACCGTTGATGAGAGTCCTACGCCGAATGCACACATTTTCACTTACGAGGTCGTCGAATTCTTCTTCTCCGACATCGTCGTCATCATCGTGGAATCATTTGCGATCGTTTCTATTAGTAGTTGCTTTGTCCCATTCATCATCGTCATCTTGCTCATCAGTCTCCAGTAATCG GGTTACTCTAAAATCACCTTGGTccagaaggagaagaaaacatGCCCTTAAACCAAACCAATGGAAAAGTTTGTTTACACCTGATGGAAAACTCTGTGATGGTGGTGTCCAGTTTCTCAAAAAGGCTCGAAAAGGA GGCATTGATCCAAGTATAAGAGCAGAAGTTTGGCCATTCCTTCTTGGAGT CTATGATCTGAACAGCTCCAAAGAGGAAAGAGAATCCATTCAAACAAAGAGAAG AAGAGAATATGACAACCTGAGAAAATGGTGTCGATATATTCTTAAGCGAGAAAGTAGGAGCTTTTGGTTGAAGCAAACCATTGGAAACAAAAGCAATTTCGACTTCAGAGATTTCGGTCAGATTTTAGATTCTACTAATTTTGAAGATGTGGCGAGTGTCAGGAGGTCTATTTTCATTGAGGAAGCCTGCCTGGTAGTTAATGAATCAGGCTGCAGAGTATGTGGTCAACCCCTCCCCTCCTCTGAGTCAAGACGAGAAAGAGATAGTGAGAAGACTGTAATTACCTGTGATTGTGAAGATGCATCTGCGAGTGACACAGAGTCATCTGATTCTGACTCTGACGATGAATCTGAATATGTACAACCTTTCCTTGCAACCGAATTGACTGGAGAAAATGACTTTGATACGCATGTGCAAGACTGCTCCTCTTCGTCTAATTCAGAAAGGAATTCAGTGTCCCATACAGATGAAGATTTCGAAACCTGGCAGAGAATTATCCGCCTTGATGCTTTGCGCGCTAATGATGAATGGATCACATATTCACCATCTCAGAACGCAGTATCAGAGATCAAGGCACGAAGACTGGCCAATAGTGTTGGCTTGAAGGACTACGATAACTTGGAGCCACGCAGGATTTATCATGCTGCTCGCCTGGTGGCTATCCTCGAGGCATATGCACTATATGATCCAGAGATTGGTTATTGCCAGGGAATGAGTGATCTACTTTCTCCAATCATTTCAATTGTGGAGGAGGACCATGAAGCATTCTGGTGCTTTGTAGCTTTCATGAAAAAAGCTCGTCATAATTTCCGTCTTGATGAGGTTGGAATCCGGAGGCAGCTCAACATTGTCTCTAAGATTATAAAATGCAAGGACATTCATCTGTACAGGCACCTGGAGAAGCTTCAAGCAGAGGACTGCTCCTTTGCGTACAGAATGGTGGTGGTTCTTTTCCGGAGGGAATTAAGCTTTGAGCAGACCTTGTGCCTCTGGGAGGTGATGTGGGCAGACCAGGCAGCAATTCGAGCTGGAATTGCCAAGTCGGCTTGGGAAAGAATGAGGCTAAGAGCTCCTCCTACCGACGATCTCTTGCTTTACGCAATAGCAGCCTGTGTGTTACAAAGGAGGAAACTCATTATCGAAAAGTATAACGGCATTGATGAGATCATGCGGGAATGCAATAACATGGCAGGACATCTCGATGTGTGGAAACTTCTAGACGATGCTCATGATTTGGTGGTCACACTTCATGACAAGATTGGGTGA
- the LOC119981211 gene encoding GTPase-activating protein gyp7-like isoform X1, whose amino-acid sequence MLAEQKPLMRVLRRMHTFSLTRSSNSSSPTSSSSSWNHLRSFLLVVALSHSSSSSCSSVSSNRVTLKSPWSRRRRKHALKPNQWKSLFTPDGKLCDGGVQFLKKARKGGIDPSIRAEVWPFLLGVYDLNSSKEERESIQTKRSRREYDNLRKWCRYILKRESRSFWLKQTIGNKSNFDFRDFGQILDSTNFEDVASVRRSIFIEEACLVVNESGCRVCGQPLPSSESRRERDSEKTVITCDCEDASASDTESSDSDSDDESEYVQPFLATELTGENDFDTHVQDCSSSSNSERNSVSHTDEDFETWQRIIRLDALRANDEWITYSPSQNAVSEIKARRLANSVGLKDYDNLEPRRIYHAARLVAILEAYALYDPEIGYCQGMSDLLSPIISIVEEDHEAFWCFVAFMKKARHNFRLDEVGIRRQLNIVSKIIKCKDIHLYRHLEKLQAEDCSFAYRMVVVLFRRELSFEQTLCLWEVMWADQAAIRAGIAKSAWERMRLRAPPTDDLLLYAIAACVLQRRKLIIEKYNGIDEIMRECNNMAGHLDVWKLLDDAHDLVVTLHDKIG is encoded by the exons ATGTTAGCGGAACAAAAACCGTTGATGAGAGTCCTACGCCGAATGCACACATTTTCACTTACGAGGTCGTCGAATTCTTCTTCTCCGACATCGTCGTCATCATCGTGGAATCATTTGCGATCGTTTCTATTAGTAGTTGCTTTGTCCCATTCATCATCGTCATCTTGCTCATCAGTCTCCAGTAATCG GGTTACTCTAAAATCACCTTGGTccagaaggagaagaaaacatGCCCTTAAACCAAACCAATGGAAAAGTTTGTTTACACCTGATGGAAAACTCTGTGATGGTGGTGTCCAGTTTCTCAAAAAGGCTCGAAAAGGA GGCATTGATCCAAGTATAAGAGCAGAAGTTTGGCCATTCCTTCTTGGAGT CTATGATCTGAACAGCTCCAAAGAGGAAAGAGAATCCATTCAAACAAAGAGAAG CAGAAGAGAATATGACAACCTGAGAAAATGGTGTCGATATATTCTTAAGCGAGAAAGTAGGAGCTTTTGGTTGAAGCAAACCATTGGAAACAAAAGCAATTTCGACTTCAGAGATTTCGGTCAGATTTTAGATTCTACTAATTTTGAAGATGTGGCGAGTGTCAGGAGGTCTATTTTCATTGAGGAAGCCTGCCTGGTAGTTAATGAATCAGGCTGCAGAGTATGTGGTCAACCCCTCCCCTCCTCTGAGTCAAGACGAGAAAGAGATAGTGAGAAGACTGTAATTACCTGTGATTGTGAAGATGCATCTGCGAGTGACACAGAGTCATCTGATTCTGACTCTGACGATGAATCTGAATATGTACAACCTTTCCTTGCAACCGAATTGACTGGAGAAAATGACTTTGATACGCATGTGCAAGACTGCTCCTCTTCGTCTAATTCAGAAAGGAATTCAGTGTCCCATACAGATGAAGATTTCGAAACCTGGCAGAGAATTATCCGCCTTGATGCTTTGCGCGCTAATGATGAATGGATCACATATTCACCATCTCAGAACGCAGTATCAGAGATCAAGGCACGAAGACTGGCCAATAGTGTTGGCTTGAAGGACTACGATAACTTGGAGCCACGCAGGATTTATCATGCTGCTCGCCTGGTGGCTATCCTCGAGGCATATGCACTATATGATCCAGAGATTGGTTATTGCCAGGGAATGAGTGATCTACTTTCTCCAATCATTTCAATTGTGGAGGAGGACCATGAAGCATTCTGGTGCTTTGTAGCTTTCATGAAAAAAGCTCGTCATAATTTCCGTCTTGATGAGGTTGGAATCCGGAGGCAGCTCAACATTGTCTCTAAGATTATAAAATGCAAGGACATTCATCTGTACAGGCACCTGGAGAAGCTTCAAGCAGAGGACTGCTCCTTTGCGTACAGAATGGTGGTGGTTCTTTTCCGGAGGGAATTAAGCTTTGAGCAGACCTTGTGCCTCTGGGAGGTGATGTGGGCAGACCAGGCAGCAATTCGAGCTGGAATTGCCAAGTCGGCTTGGGAAAGAATGAGGCTAAGAGCTCCTCCTACCGACGATCTCTTGCTTTACGCAATAGCAGCCTGTGTGTTACAAAGGAGGAAACTCATTATCGAAAAGTATAACGGCATTGATGAGATCATGCGGGAATGCAATAACATGGCAGGACATCTCGATGTGTGGAAACTTCTAGACGATGCTCATGATTTGGTGGTCACACTTCATGACAAGATTGGGTGA